The genomic DNA CAGGAACTGAATCAGACCTAATGACACCAGTCCCAGAATCTCTATCATGTTTCCTCAGAGGCAAAGTTCATATTGAGTTctcatgaaaactgaaaatgtgcCTGCTTTTGTACCAAGCCTGACCATGACTTACTGCTATATGAGCTCAAATCCTTCCACTTTGGAATTACATAGCCCCACATTTTGAAGGAGTTTCACTGTTTTTAAATGACTTAGTAAATTTCTCTTGATTTTAAAGAGAACAACAAGCTTTCTAAATTTTTAAGGTCCTCCTTCTCTGTATAATTTAAGACTCTGTTAGTAAAAAGCTAGCAAGAGTATTCAGCCTTCTACAGCTCCATTCATTTTAGTGGTCTCTGAACATTGCAGTGATCATCAATCCTAGCAGTCCTCCTTGCatagcattttctttcagtccAGTCtcaaaaacaagacaaaacccTGCAAATTTTAAGTCGACTCCTGTTTAACTATGCCAGGCTAGGAAGCAAATTAATAACAACGTTTTATTCtgccatgaaaataaattcctaaAGTTATGAGAACAAGCATTGACACTTACTAAAACCTTAATGGCTTGAGGAATAATTTTGTTAGCCACATCTGACTCCCTGAATAACAAAGACTGTTTACCAGTTTAGTGGACACAAGTTTCAAATGATATGCCAAAACATCCTAGAACTTGTCCATACCCTAAAATGGAACATGATTTTGGGATGTCTGTGCAGCTGAATCTATAAAGAGCCTTATCTAAACTTGCCACAGTTGGTAACAGCAAGGTCACAAAGTCCTGCAGTCAAATCAGTAACATCTCATTCTCAAGTCAAGCTGCAACAAAACCATTTACAAGCAAAAAAGCTGGAGGATCTGGCCGACGCATAATGTTTTCTTGTTAAATAATGGAGAACCCATAGAGATGTGCATTGTCACCTGCTGAAACCTGGAGCACTGTAGCAGGGAGAGAGAGCTCCGAACCATCTGTCTTCTCACAGGCATCAAGCCTAAGGGCTGTAGCCTTGACATCCTGGTCAGGAGGCTAGAGGAGACAGAAATGGCCTCCAGTAGCTTAACATGTCAAGCAGTTTCCTGAGACCTCCCCcctctttagtgtgagggtagtgagaccctggcccaggctgcccagggaagctgtggctgccccatccctggcagtgttgaagggcaggttggatggggcttggagcagcctgggctggtgggaggtgtccctgcccatgcaggggggttggatctagatgatctataaggtcccttccaaccaaaccatCATAGGCTCCTAGAATGGGACACAGCAATTTAGTTTTACCAGAAGAATAAGGACTCCCCTCAGTTCAGAGCGAGAAAGCCCAAGTGTACGTGTCAGACCTCTCCAGCTCTGAGCACGTCCcttcctgctgtgtttgcatCTCCTGGACTGCAGTGAGCAGAAACCCACAACAGCCTGACCCAGCAACACACAGCGCAGATGGGAGGAACTCCAGGGGCAGTGAGGACCGTGTGGTCTCCCTGGAAGTCTCTGTTCAAAACTGTGCCAGGGGAGACACTGTCCCCAGACAGACACTGCTGGGGTCCAGAGCGTGTGGGCAGCAGGCTCAGCCCCCGCCTGCAAGCACCAGCCCCCACACACCACTCACCCCAGGACTGGGGGCAGCCAAGATCCACACCTTGACACGCACCATGACACCAAACATAATGACCTTTTCCAAACAGTATCTGATTCAAATACCTGTCATAAAAACCCGTCGTCCTTTCATAAACACATCAAACAAATCAGCGGGAGGTcacttctttgtatttttcagaacCAGCAGCCACGTTTACTTGCAAACAGATGACAAAATTTCCCCCAGCTGGCACCAAGTAGTTTTTtattcctgctgcagtgctccaAAAGGCACATCAATAATGCAAACGGCCTGGATCTCACACTTGTTACGAGTTACGGGGTGAGGCAGAGCGTGTCAGTGCCTGGCATTGGCTTTGGGGCTAAATGAGACACTCGAGAAGCACCTGCTGCTCACAGGAAACTTCTTCCACACACTCACCTTCAGTGTCTTGTCAACTTCTGTTTACGTTTTATCCCTGCACACAGTAACCGCGTCGTGTAAACACTGACTCGCTCCACAAACGAAATCTACAAATCAGCAGCTCAGGTCTAAAACCCTGACACTTGGGAAGCGCTTGTCCCGCATCCAGCCCCGCCCCGGGAAGCCGGGCCATGAATTCCACCCGATGCCCGCAACGCCCGGCATCGCGCTGCCTCTGGTGAGGACAATACAAGCCCTTAACTATCCGTGCACTTCCATGAGGCTCCCGGTTTCCAGCAGGAATCCCGCCCGCCCCAGGCCCCGCTCAGGCTGCAGGTCGCAGAGCACGAGCGCAGCTGCCGGGCCCGAGGAAAGCGCTTCTTGCCAGCGCCGGGTCACGCGTGAGCCCCACGCGCGGGGAATGGTGTTTTCAGGCGTTCCCTTCCCACAGAGCCGTGCCCGGGACACACGGACACCgggacacacggacacacagacacccggacacacagacacccgggcacacggacacacagacaccGGGCGCTGTCCCGGACACCCGGGACAGACACAGGGACACCCAAACACACGGACCCCCGGACACACAGACACCGGGACACACGGACACAAGGACACACCGACACACGGACACCGGGACACACGCACCCCCGGgcacacggacacacagacacccGGACACCCGGGCACACAGACACCCGGACACACGGACACCCGGACACACGGACACCGGGACACACGGACACAAGGACACACCGACACACGGACACCGGGACACACGCACCCCCGGgcacacggacacacagacacccGGACACCCGGGCACACAGACACCCGGACACACGGACACccggacacacggacacacggacacccggacacacagacacatggaCACCCGGACACACGGACACCCGGACACACGGACACATGGACACCCGGACACACGGACACCCGGACACACGGACACCCAGGCACACAGACACCCGGGCACATGGACACCCGGGCACATGGACACACGCACCCCCGGACACACCGACACACGGATCCCGGGACACACGGACCCcgggacacacagacacacggacacacagacacacggacacacagacacacggACACCCGGGACACCCGGACACACAGACACCGGGACACACGCACCCccggacacacagacacacggACCCCCGGGTACACGGACCCCCGGACACAGAGACACAGGGACACCCGGACACACGGACCCCGGGACCCCCGGACACACGGACCCctggacacacagacacacagacacacagacacacgaaccccgggacccccgcccccccgccccccggcgcCGTCCCGGCCCCGCCCCTCAGGCGCGCGCACGAGCCGCCGCGCGCCCCCGCGGCGGAAGCGGCGGGCGCGGCCGGAAGCGGCGCTGCCAGGGAGCCGGGAGCGGAGCGCCCGCCATGGCCGAGACCGACCCCAAGACCGTGCAGGATCTCACCGCCGTGGTGAGGCCGCCGCGCCCCGGCACGGCCCCTCGGGGGAGGCGGGGAGCGGAGGCCGCCCCGGGTGGCCGCAGAGCGGGCGGGCGAGGCCTCCCCGGGCCGGTAGAAGCCGCCGGGCTCGGCCTGCGCGGGCCCTGGCGCGGCCCAGCCCGGGCACCCGGGGCTGCCGCTGCCTCCCGCTGCCAGGGGGGAGTTCCTGCCCCGTCCCTCAGGACGGCTCGGGTCGGAGCGCGGTTCCAGGCGCGTTTTCCGTGGGGCGCCGAAGCCGCTGCTTACCCGGAGCGCtcggctgctgctgccgccgctgcccggcggggctgccggCGCGGGGAGGGGCGGCCGGGGGACGCGGGGAGGAGGCTTGTTCCGTGGCGAGAAGCGTCGGCCCCTGGTCGGCGGGGGAcgctggaagcagcagctgctgcggGTTTAGTCCCGAGCGTGGAACGCAGGTGTTTTCTAGGTCTGCAGGTTGCTTCCCGTGAGCTGCAGTGCTCCCATGTGTGCGTATAGACAGAAATGGTGCTTAAATGCGGGATTGCACTGCAGAGTTTGTGCACAGCGGAGCTCAGCAGTGAAGCACAGCCTTGTACTCGCTTCATGAGGTGAGATGAAATACTGCATGAGAACCGATGAGAACAAAACAGAcctgctttctttccttcctgttaGGTGCAGACACTGCTTCAGCAAATGCAGAACAAATTTCAGACCATGTCTGACCAAATTATTGGaagaaatatcctttttttgCGATCAGACAGGGGCTGTACACTGTGGGTGGTGCTCTGGGGAGTATTTGCTGTGGGGTTTAGAAGAGAAACGTTAAGTGACCCTAAAGGGTTTGAGCAAGGccaggaggaaagcaaaacaacacccacaaaccaaaacacaaaacatcagtgacaacaacaaaaagatacGCTAGAACCCCAGCCTCCCCACTGAGCAGGTGGCAGTCACAGCCCTTAACTGCAGTGAAGTTGATGACATGAGCTACCGCATCGATGACCTGGAGAAGAACATCGCGGACCTGATGACGCAGGCGGGAGtggaagagctggaaggagaGAACAAGACCCCTGCTGCTAACAAGAGTTAAAGTGAGACAGTTGCTTACTGGCCTTGAAACAAGTCCTTGAGGCAGTTGAAGTTGCTGACTAGTGTGGGTGGGTTTTCCCCCTGCTCTGTGAGGCAGCCTGAGGTTtatgcagagcagctgggtaATAGGAGTTGTAAGCAGCTCTCCTCAGCAGGCTCCTATCAGCTGCTTCAACAAGGATGAGGAAGTGCATTAGCTGTACTTGTCCTCTGTTACACACTTAACTCTGGTACTCCCAGTAGGATGTGAAGTCATGGCAGTCCTTGCAgcatggggagggggagagacaGGGGAAAATACCAGGAACAAAGCGAGCTgctcttttcccctctgttgTCATGTTTGAGCCAGGACCACAGTCTCATGCACATTaccagcctctgctcccagcactccATCACATCCTGTAGACCTCAGCTCTAGgctgcagacctgctgctgtgcacagGGGCTGATGAGTGAGGCACTGGCTGTTAATTCCTGCTGTGTAAGTCAGGAGGTTGCTGGGAGTGTGTGGCTCACAGGTagcactgcaaagcagcaggcCCTGGCTCAGTGTCAGACACCCcccaggcaggaggcagggTGTGTTCTAGGGCAGCACaccctggaaaacaaaattccttGTTGAAAGGTAAATGGGATATTATATATTCTTCCTACATCATTTCTTAATTGATAACCTGCCCCTCTGGTCCACAGAAACATTAGCAAAGTAGATGTTTCCTCTGCTTGGCAAGCAGAAGTTCAACATCCAGTACAAAGACCTGGAAATAAGCTCCGTGATCAGGGAGCTCCACACACAGTGTTTACAGCAACTGCTGAAGGCACTTCAGGACACAGGGCACTGCAAGAGTGCCAAAACTGTTACACATAAACAAGGTGTGTGGGGGAGTGTGGTTCTTAATTATAATAGGTGAGCACGAGGATTTCACTTCAGGTTGCTTAGAGCTTGAGTTTTGTAACCCATGAAGGCAGCTGGTGAACAAAGTATGAGCTCCATCGTGCTAGATGAGCTTCTGGCTTTTCTAAGGTGGGCAAGGCAGATGTGTCTGCCCCTCTTAGGCTTGAAATACTGAGGGCATGTCTAGAATACTGTGCAGCCTGTATAACAGGCATGTGTGTTTAAAACAGGGATGTCTTGCTGCTTAAGGTACATAATTTTTACGATAGTTTGACAAAAATACAAGTTGTTATGGGCTTTATTGCCCCCAGTGCCAGTTCCCTTAGCCTGAACCCCACAAGTGAGAATTTTAATGGGCACTATTCTCTTAATTCTTCATAGtaacatacttttaaaattatttttccccaacagGTTGCCAGTAACTTCAGATGAATCctggaagactttttttttttctatgaaccTTGGAATTACAGAAGAGCTTTTTGCAACTGTTGTgtgtaaaagcatttttatattgTTACAGAGCTTGCATTCCTAATGTATATTGTATAGTTAGGGATAGGTTAGTTTATATTTTGATTTGTGTACTGTAATTCCACTTTTTGAATTCTTGTTACGAGGATCAATTAGTTGTGTTATTAAAACACAGATCTTAGGGATCTCAACTACTGGGTGTATTTGCGAAGTcacttttccccctttcttaTACTTTTTCTAGACATTTCATTTTTGATAGCTAAACGTCTAGTGACTCACATCAAATGGAAAACTTCTCTTGTACTATGTAACTTTGTGGAGTGAAGCACAAGACTGAAACTTAGCATTAATCTTAGCTGTAAGCATCAGTCACTCAACTAGTTGAGGACTCTCTTTCTCCTAAGCGTGATAAGGTGATTTTGGAAACATAGGGCACTGAACATCAAAATCctgtctcctgctcctgctgttaCCTTACCTGGGTATCCCTAGAacataaaccagaaaacagaGATTTAACATGAGACATCTGTGCTGAGCAACCACTGCCATTGAAATCTGTTCTATTTAGACGGGCAAGGAACCATTGACTCTGAAGAATCTCTCTgtgggattttaatttttaacactGTAGAActgttttgaaactgaaaatgtgTCATTTAACATCACCTTTGAACAGTCATTTTGGTTAAAATAATGGTACAGAACAGGGCTGGGATTGCAGGAGTGTCTGgtctttctgtttaaattacTGGCTGGTTATACAAAGCAGTTGGCT from Apus apus isolate bApuApu2 chromosome 11, bApuApu2.pri.cur, whole genome shotgun sequence includes the following:
- the HSBP1 gene encoding heat shock factor-binding protein 1, translating into MAETDPKTVQDLTAVVQTLLQQMQNKFQTMSDQIIGRIDDMSYRIDDLEKNIADLMTQAGVEELEGENKTPAANKS